One window of the Lasioglossum baleicum chromosome 8, iyLasBale1, whole genome shotgun sequence genome contains the following:
- the Flz gene encoding transmembrane serine protease filzig isoform X1, with amino-acid sequence MAVGKSVQLLIVILSSTSVISHSYVAQAAGRRLFGGYRILPKVCQPAVPSRVKSTEPAICMFNYECTQRNGQVVGACMDGFLFGACCQLPPKNSALSNLDKLGATWPDSFGMHEIDHVPDIPILLNPDGTPLGMTAFQDSTENAETPGNQLSNEETPYTKISTFKPPPTTIRPSSGAYIMDIIHNGERPQIPPQADFSNLEQNFGALLGQQNILNELSLPGLLAHSDKNNVQQDSNPNPVTTLLSPDQILQIADPVDQLPALFSQGLGQNNHTSADTILLNENGTTLNETYNPDELFKPSTESSTESRRVSETTQRPKVTEPLPVTTKKKPSYHGSTYQSNPGTPWIKFPDQFPSFNSDQKFGTPSMTKSPSATTYSDQQSTTTEAILETNVFEKASTVQERVSTKDVEATGTGDERTTTPMSTLSSEKDDDLIRVPTITYDTPSGNKKDDTVDKAEQSINHIISILNNTRPGSGTTIQTPHVPTGQWVSIDEPSKPSKPSLLKISTTKASTPAPFNTQTFPYEVTYSTYPTTYSHSSRPSTQASNYGYTRNSTANPPAPTVIVLGPFGTELSTETTKVITKKPEATKPTAGYQRPGPLTTKKPSVSTTITHNISTVIEHIPNNSVVSTSIFSVKVKDGTTSKPTVSNNYITEPVVAEETQTSVKIPTRRPTIFTTLAPWSYKPNFPMKHSTPSLIFADNEPTPVSTVFVKDTSVSTTIKIKTTTPPPPCEDETPAPDDLINFPPVRNPNLNISAPISQQEKPTIVESFNNTRYPEIEILDENDIPTPTFIEDDVLTNKVDTFVNKIVQSLQVNFQDLKDVVYNRANATTVTPATPTKRPSSTTKKPVRRPASTTKPLSSTTKRPATTKRPVSRPTSTKPSATEKPARPSKPTTLKPKPTTVSSATTKKPQVTTKRTRPTRRPTTTVATSTEAVVLEEEETSPAIAVETTTVAQTTAGNDLRSQCGIRPLAREGKIVGGKSAYFGKWPWQVLIREATWLGLFTKNKCGGVLITEKYVVTAAHCQPGFLATLVAVFGEYDLSGELEDKRSATRNVRRVIVNRGYDPTTFENDLALLELDSPIVFDEHIVPICMPDDGIDFTGRMATVTGWGRLKYNGGVPSTLQEVQVPIIKNSVCQEMFQTAGHSKLILDSFLCAGYATGQKDSCEGDSGGPLVMQRPDGRWFLVGTVSHGIKCAAPYLPGVYMRTTFFKPWLQGVTGTRGLGN; translated from the exons GTAGAAGATTGTTCGGCGGTTACAGGATACTGCCGAAGGTTTGTCAGCCGGCAGTCCCGTCCCGCGTCAAGTCCACCGAGCCAGCGATATGCATGTTCAATTACGAGTGTACGCAACGGAACGGGCAGGTCGTGGGCGCCTGCATGGACGGGTTCCTGTTCGGAGCCTGTTGTCAACTGCCCCCGAAGAATTCTGCTCTCAGCAACCTGGACAAACTCGGCGCCACTTGGCCAGACTCGTTCGGCATGCACGAGATCGACCATGTGCCGGATATACCGATTCTCTTGAACCCTGACGGAACACCATTGGGAATGACAGCGTTCCAGGATAGCACCGAAAACGCCGAGACCCCTGGCAACCAGCTGAGCAACGAGGAGACTCCCTACACTAAGATCTCCACGTTCAAACCGCCCCCGACAACTATCAGGCCGTCCAGCGGCGCGTACATCATGGACATCATCCACAACGGCGAGAGACCCCAGATACCCCCTCAGGCCGACTTCAGCAACTTGGAACAGAACTTCGGAGCTCTGTTAGGACAACAGAACATCCTGAACGAATTATCTCTGCCCGGACTCCTCGCTCACTCGGACAAGAATAACGTCCAGCAAGACTCGAACCCGAATCCTGTCACCACTTTATTAAGTCCTGATCAGATCCTCCAGATCGCTGACCCTGTCGACCAACTCCCAGCTCTGTTCTCGCAGGGACTGGGTCAGAACAATCACACTTCCGCGGACACGATACTCCTGAACGAGAATGGAACTACTTTGAACGAGACTTACAATCCTGACGAGCTTTTCAAACCCAGTACCGAGTCCAGCACCGAGTCCAGAAGGGTCTCCGAGACTACCCAGAGACCCAAAGTGACGGAACCTTTGCCAGTTACCACGAAGAAGAAACCTTCCTACCATGGATCAACTTATCAGAGCAACCCTGGGACTCCTTGGATCAAGTTCCCTGATCAATTTCCGTCCTTCAACTCCGATCAGAAGTTCGGCACGCCTTCCATGACCAAGTCGCCGAGTGCTACCACGTATAGCGATCAACAATCCACTACCACCGAAGCGATACTCGAGACAAACGTATTCGAGAAGGCTAGCACCGTTCAAGAAAGAGTGTCGACGAAGGATGTTGAAGCTACTGGAACTGGAGACGAGAGGACCACCACGCCGATGAGTACCTTGAGCAGCGAGAAGGATGATGATCTAATTAGAGTGCCCACCATCACCTACGACACGCCATCGGGTAACAAGAAGGATGACACGGTGGACAAAGCGGAGCAGTCGATCAATCACATAATTTCCATTCTGAATAACACGAGACCCGGCTCTGGGACCACCATACAAACGCCTCACGTGCCCACCGGACAATGGGTCAGCATCGACGAGCCTTCCAAGCCTTCCAAGCCTTCTCTCCTCAAGATCTCCACCACGAAAGCGTCCACGCCCGCGCCATTCAACACTCAGACCTTCCCCTATGAGGTGACTTACTCTACTTACCCGACGACTTATAGTCATTCATCAAGGCCGTCGACGCAGGCCAGCAATTACGGCTACACTCGAAACTCCACTGCCAATCCTCCAGCTCCCACAGTCATCGTTCTAGGACCCTTCGGAACGGAATTGTCAACAGAGACCACGAAGGTGATCACGAAGAAACCTGAAGCTACCAAGCCCACCGCTGGCTACCAGAGACCCGGTCCTTTGACCACGAAGAAGCCCAGTGTCTCTACAACCATTACTCACAATATCAGCACGGTGATCGAGCATATTCCGAATAACAGTGTTGTTTCCACGAGCATCTTCAGCGTGAAGGTGAAGGACGGCACTACTTCGAAGCCTACAGTTAGTAATAATTATATCACAGAGCCTGTCGTTGCTGAAGAGACGCAGACCTCTGTCAAAATACCCACCAGAAGGCCTACAATCTTCACTACCTTGGCACCTTGGTCTTACAAGCCTAATTTCCCCATGAAACATTCCACGCCGTCGCTCATCTTCGCTGACAACGAGCCGACACCTGTTAGCACTGTCTTCGTGAAGGATACTAGCGTCTCCACGACCATAAAGATCAAGACCACGACACCTCCTCCTCCTTGCGAGGACGAGACCCCTGCTCCCGATGATCTGATCAATTTCCCACCCGTCAGGAACCCTAATTTGAACATCTCCGCGCCTATTTCTCAGCAAGAGAAGCCGACCATCGTCGAGTCTTTTAATAATACTCGTTATCCTGAGATCGAGATACTCGACGAGAACGATATCCCCACGCCTACGTTCATCGAGGACGATGTGCTGACGAACAAGGTGGACACGTTCGTCAACAAGATCGTGCAGAGTCTGCAGGTCAACTTCCAG GACCTCAAAGATGTCGTATACAATCGAGCGAACGCCACAACAGTGACCCCAGCCACTCCCACGAAGAGACCATCGAGCACCACGAAGAAGCCTGTAAGGAGACCAGCCTCGACGACCAAGCCTCTATCGAGTACAACGAAGAGACCAGCCACCACGAAGAGACCCGTCAGCCGTCCAACTTCGACGAAACCATCGGCGACAGAGAAACCAGCTCGTCCTTCAAAGCCGACAACTTTGAAGCCGAAACCAACCACAGTGTCCAGCGCTACCACGAAGAAGCCTCAAGTGACGACGAAACGAACCAGACCGACTAGAAGACCCACCACCACCGTGGCTACCAGCACAGAGGCTGTAGTCCTCGAAGAGGAAGAAACTAGTCCTGCTATCGCTGTCGAGACGACCACTGTGGCGCAGACGACTGCTGGCAACGATCTACGGTCCC AATGTGGAATAAGGCCTCTAGCTAGGGAAGGTAAGATCGTCGGAGGGAAAAGCGCCTATTTCGGCAAATGGCCTTGGCAAGTCCTGATCCGTGAGGCTACCTGGCTGGGTCTCTTCACGAAGAACAAGTGCGGAGGCGTTCTGATCACAGAAAAATACGTGGTGACCGCCGCTCACTGTCAACCAGG ATTCCTAGCAACCCTGGTAGCCGTCTTCGGGGAATACGATCTCTCCGGCGAGCTGGAAGACAAACGCAGCGCCACGAGGAATGTTCGACGTGTGATCGTCAACCGAGGCTACGATCCTACCACCTTCGAGAATGATTTAGCTCTGCTGGAACTGGACTCGCCGATAGTGTTTGATGAACACATCGTTCCCATCTGTATGCCGGACGATGGGATCGATTTTACCGGGAGAATGGCCACTGTCACTGGCTGGGGTCGACTGAAATACA ACGGCGGTGTACCGTCGACCCTGCAAGAGGTCCAAGTGCCGATCATAAAGAACTCCGTCTGCCAGGAGATGTTCCAGACGGCAGGACACTCGAAGCTAATCCTGGACAGCTTCCTATGCGCAGGATACGCCACTGGACAGAAGGACTCTTGCGAG GGTGACAGCGGAGGACCACTTGTGATGCAACGACCTGACGGACGATGGTTCCTGGTCGGCACTGTGTCCCATGGAATTAAATGCGCTGCGCCTTATCTACCTGGCGTCTACATGAGGACCACCTTCTTCAAACCTTGGCTTCAAGGTGTCACTGGGACCAGGGGATTGGGGAACTGA
- the Flz gene encoding transmembrane serine protease filzig isoform X2, giving the protein MFNYECTQRNGQVVGACMDGFLFGACCQLPPKNSALSNLDKLGATWPDSFGMHEIDHVPDIPILLNPDGTPLGMTAFQDSTENAETPGNQLSNEETPYTKISTFKPPPTTIRPSSGAYIMDIIHNGERPQIPPQADFSNLEQNFGALLGQQNILNELSLPGLLAHSDKNNVQQDSNPNPVTTLLSPDQILQIADPVDQLPALFSQGLGQNNHTSADTILLNENGTTLNETYNPDELFKPSTESSTESRRVSETTQRPKVTEPLPVTTKKKPSYHGSTYQSNPGTPWIKFPDQFPSFNSDQKFGTPSMTKSPSATTYSDQQSTTTEAILETNVFEKASTVQERVSTKDVEATGTGDERTTTPMSTLSSEKDDDLIRVPTITYDTPSGNKKDDTVDKAEQSINHIISILNNTRPGSGTTIQTPHVPTGQWVSIDEPSKPSKPSLLKISTTKASTPAPFNTQTFPYEVTYSTYPTTYSHSSRPSTQASNYGYTRNSTANPPAPTVIVLGPFGTELSTETTKVITKKPEATKPTAGYQRPGPLTTKKPSVSTTITHNISTVIEHIPNNSVVSTSIFSVKVKDGTTSKPTVSNNYITEPVVAEETQTSVKIPTRRPTIFTTLAPWSYKPNFPMKHSTPSLIFADNEPTPVSTVFVKDTSVSTTIKIKTTTPPPPCEDETPAPDDLINFPPVRNPNLNISAPISQQEKPTIVESFNNTRYPEIEILDENDIPTPTFIEDDVLTNKVDTFVNKIVQSLQVNFQDLKDVVYNRANATTVTPATPTKRPSSTTKKPVRRPASTTKPLSSTTKRPATTKRPVSRPTSTKPSATEKPARPSKPTTLKPKPTTVSSATTKKPQVTTKRTRPTRRPTTTVATSTEAVVLEEEETSPAIAVETTTVAQTTAGNDLRSQCGIRPLAREGKIVGGKSAYFGKWPWQVLIREATWLGLFTKNKCGGVLITEKYVVTAAHCQPGFLATLVAVFGEYDLSGELEDKRSATRNVRRVIVNRGYDPTTFENDLALLELDSPIVFDEHIVPICMPDDGIDFTGRMATVTGWGRLKYNGGVPSTLQEVQVPIIKNSVCQEMFQTAGHSKLILDSFLCAGYATGQKDSCEGDSGGPLVMQRPDGRWFLVGTVSHGIKCAAPYLPGVYMRTTFFKPWLQGVTGTRGLGN; this is encoded by the exons ATGTTCAATTACGAGTGTACGCAACGGAACGGGCAGGTCGTGGGCGCCTGCATGGACGGGTTCCTGTTCGGAGCCTGTTGTCAACTGCCCCCGAAGAATTCTGCTCTCAGCAACCTGGACAAACTCGGCGCCACTTGGCCAGACTCGTTCGGCATGCACGAGATCGACCATGTGCCGGATATACCGATTCTCTTGAACCCTGACGGAACACCATTGGGAATGACAGCGTTCCAGGATAGCACCGAAAACGCCGAGACCCCTGGCAACCAGCTGAGCAACGAGGAGACTCCCTACACTAAGATCTCCACGTTCAAACCGCCCCCGACAACTATCAGGCCGTCCAGCGGCGCGTACATCATGGACATCATCCACAACGGCGAGAGACCCCAGATACCCCCTCAGGCCGACTTCAGCAACTTGGAACAGAACTTCGGAGCTCTGTTAGGACAACAGAACATCCTGAACGAATTATCTCTGCCCGGACTCCTCGCTCACTCGGACAAGAATAACGTCCAGCAAGACTCGAACCCGAATCCTGTCACCACTTTATTAAGTCCTGATCAGATCCTCCAGATCGCTGACCCTGTCGACCAACTCCCAGCTCTGTTCTCGCAGGGACTGGGTCAGAACAATCACACTTCCGCGGACACGATACTCCTGAACGAGAATGGAACTACTTTGAACGAGACTTACAATCCTGACGAGCTTTTCAAACCCAGTACCGAGTCCAGCACCGAGTCCAGAAGGGTCTCCGAGACTACCCAGAGACCCAAAGTGACGGAACCTTTGCCAGTTACCACGAAGAAGAAACCTTCCTACCATGGATCAACTTATCAGAGCAACCCTGGGACTCCTTGGATCAAGTTCCCTGATCAATTTCCGTCCTTCAACTCCGATCAGAAGTTCGGCACGCCTTCCATGACCAAGTCGCCGAGTGCTACCACGTATAGCGATCAACAATCCACTACCACCGAAGCGATACTCGAGACAAACGTATTCGAGAAGGCTAGCACCGTTCAAGAAAGAGTGTCGACGAAGGATGTTGAAGCTACTGGAACTGGAGACGAGAGGACCACCACGCCGATGAGTACCTTGAGCAGCGAGAAGGATGATGATCTAATTAGAGTGCCCACCATCACCTACGACACGCCATCGGGTAACAAGAAGGATGACACGGTGGACAAAGCGGAGCAGTCGATCAATCACATAATTTCCATTCTGAATAACACGAGACCCGGCTCTGGGACCACCATACAAACGCCTCACGTGCCCACCGGACAATGGGTCAGCATCGACGAGCCTTCCAAGCCTTCCAAGCCTTCTCTCCTCAAGATCTCCACCACGAAAGCGTCCACGCCCGCGCCATTCAACACTCAGACCTTCCCCTATGAGGTGACTTACTCTACTTACCCGACGACTTATAGTCATTCATCAAGGCCGTCGACGCAGGCCAGCAATTACGGCTACACTCGAAACTCCACTGCCAATCCTCCAGCTCCCACAGTCATCGTTCTAGGACCCTTCGGAACGGAATTGTCAACAGAGACCACGAAGGTGATCACGAAGAAACCTGAAGCTACCAAGCCCACCGCTGGCTACCAGAGACCCGGTCCTTTGACCACGAAGAAGCCCAGTGTCTCTACAACCATTACTCACAATATCAGCACGGTGATCGAGCATATTCCGAATAACAGTGTTGTTTCCACGAGCATCTTCAGCGTGAAGGTGAAGGACGGCACTACTTCGAAGCCTACAGTTAGTAATAATTATATCACAGAGCCTGTCGTTGCTGAAGAGACGCAGACCTCTGTCAAAATACCCACCAGAAGGCCTACAATCTTCACTACCTTGGCACCTTGGTCTTACAAGCCTAATTTCCCCATGAAACATTCCACGCCGTCGCTCATCTTCGCTGACAACGAGCCGACACCTGTTAGCACTGTCTTCGTGAAGGATACTAGCGTCTCCACGACCATAAAGATCAAGACCACGACACCTCCTCCTCCTTGCGAGGACGAGACCCCTGCTCCCGATGATCTGATCAATTTCCCACCCGTCAGGAACCCTAATTTGAACATCTCCGCGCCTATTTCTCAGCAAGAGAAGCCGACCATCGTCGAGTCTTTTAATAATACTCGTTATCCTGAGATCGAGATACTCGACGAGAACGATATCCCCACGCCTACGTTCATCGAGGACGATGTGCTGACGAACAAGGTGGACACGTTCGTCAACAAGATCGTGCAGAGTCTGCAGGTCAACTTCCAG GACCTCAAAGATGTCGTATACAATCGAGCGAACGCCACAACAGTGACCCCAGCCACTCCCACGAAGAGACCATCGAGCACCACGAAGAAGCCTGTAAGGAGACCAGCCTCGACGACCAAGCCTCTATCGAGTACAACGAAGAGACCAGCCACCACGAAGAGACCCGTCAGCCGTCCAACTTCGACGAAACCATCGGCGACAGAGAAACCAGCTCGTCCTTCAAAGCCGACAACTTTGAAGCCGAAACCAACCACAGTGTCCAGCGCTACCACGAAGAAGCCTCAAGTGACGACGAAACGAACCAGACCGACTAGAAGACCCACCACCACCGTGGCTACCAGCACAGAGGCTGTAGTCCTCGAAGAGGAAGAAACTAGTCCTGCTATCGCTGTCGAGACGACCACTGTGGCGCAGACGACTGCTGGCAACGATCTACGGTCCC AATGTGGAATAAGGCCTCTAGCTAGGGAAGGTAAGATCGTCGGAGGGAAAAGCGCCTATTTCGGCAAATGGCCTTGGCAAGTCCTGATCCGTGAGGCTACCTGGCTGGGTCTCTTCACGAAGAACAAGTGCGGAGGCGTTCTGATCACAGAAAAATACGTGGTGACCGCCGCTCACTGTCAACCAGG ATTCCTAGCAACCCTGGTAGCCGTCTTCGGGGAATACGATCTCTCCGGCGAGCTGGAAGACAAACGCAGCGCCACGAGGAATGTTCGACGTGTGATCGTCAACCGAGGCTACGATCCTACCACCTTCGAGAATGATTTAGCTCTGCTGGAACTGGACTCGCCGATAGTGTTTGATGAACACATCGTTCCCATCTGTATGCCGGACGATGGGATCGATTTTACCGGGAGAATGGCCACTGTCACTGGCTGGGGTCGACTGAAATACA ACGGCGGTGTACCGTCGACCCTGCAAGAGGTCCAAGTGCCGATCATAAAGAACTCCGTCTGCCAGGAGATGTTCCAGACGGCAGGACACTCGAAGCTAATCCTGGACAGCTTCCTATGCGCAGGATACGCCACTGGACAGAAGGACTCTTGCGAG GGTGACAGCGGAGGACCACTTGTGATGCAACGACCTGACGGACGATGGTTCCTGGTCGGCACTGTGTCCCATGGAATTAAATGCGCTGCGCCTTATCTACCTGGCGTCTACATGAGGACCACCTTCTTCAAACCTTGGCTTCAAGGTGTCACTGGGACCAGGGGATTGGGGAACTGA
- the Spab gene encoding space blanket: MRTCVALAVVALASTMHFGVDAWGGLFNRFSPEMLSNLGYGGHGDYMSKSGLYQRPLSGAYGNSYGESMEELAEVPCEERPCTANEHCCAGSVCVNVDRVVGHCVFDFGQKQGELCRRDNDCETGLMCAEVPGRESRSCQPPVTSNKLYNEECNISGECDIGRGLCCQLQRRHRQTPRKVCSYFKDPLVCIGPVATDQIKSVVQYTSGEKRITGQENRFFKNDPFA; this comes from the exons ATGCGCACGTGCGTTGCATTGGCAGTGGTCGCTCTGGCGAGCACGATGCACTTCGGTGTCGATGCATGGGGCGGCCTGTTCAACCGATTCAGCCCGGAAATGCTGTCGAACCTGGGCTACGGTGGCCACGGCGACTACATGAGCAAATCGGGACTGTACCAG CGACCGCTGTCTGGCGCCTACGGGAACTCTTATGGGGAATCGATGGAGGAATTGGCGGAAGTCCCGTGCGAGGAGAGACCATGCACAGCTAACGAGCACTGTTGTGCCGGCTCCGTTTGCGTTAACGTTGACAGAG TGGTCGGACACTGCGTGTTCGACTTCGGGCAGAAGCAAGGCGAACTATGCAGGAGGGACAACGACTGTGAGACTGGTTTGATGTGTGCCGAGGTTCCTGGCCGTGAATCCCGGTCGTGTCAACCACCGGTGACATCGAACAAACTATACA ATGAAGAGTGCAACATATCCGGCGAGTGCGACATCGGACGCGGCCTGTGCTGTCAGCTGCAAAGACGTCATCGACAGACACCCAGAAAA GTGTGCTCCTACTTCAAAGACCCCCTGGTGTGCATCGGACCAGTCGCAACGGACCAGATCAAGTCCGTGGTGCAGTACACCTCCGGCGAGAAGCGGATCACCGGTCAGGAGAACCGATTCTTCAAGAACGATCCCTTCGCCTAA